A genomic segment from uncultured Alistipes sp. encodes:
- a CDS encoding TlpA disulfide reductase family protein, giving the protein MEWRFGKRSVVAAAVGMLFAASCADTGCRVEGHIGSLDKEVPVYVLAKVGEYDRDTVASAMVTNGDFTLQLPDSLVDRVYVLVVDGNRSGTQFVSERGTVRIEGDLDNFYLARVSGGKENARINLMHDFNRDLNKRRHQAFAAKSDRSVMAALNAEYDRFLDSMTYADPTSVHALYTVLGPVTMYKIGKLDSLLAFFAPLAGHPYYNELKARADIVRSVSPGAIAPDFTARTPDGKTIRLSDLRGKYVLLDFWASWCVPCRAETVHTRKLYEAFHKSGLEVLSFSLDSKAEDWKRAIEEDGMVWLNASDLVGGKRSPVAQAYGIDGIPAIWLIDPDGRIIAEGLRGEKLYERCSELFGK; this is encoded by the coding sequence ATGGAATGGAGATTTGGAAAGCGGTCGGTTGTGGCCGCAGCGGTCGGAATGTTGTTTGCCGCGTCGTGTGCCGACACGGGTTGCCGGGTTGAGGGGCATATCGGGAGCCTGGACAAGGAGGTCCCGGTATATGTGCTTGCCAAGGTAGGTGAATACGACCGCGATACGGTCGCTTCGGCGATGGTTACGAACGGGGATTTCACCCTGCAGTTGCCCGACAGCCTGGTCGACCGGGTTTACGTATTGGTGGTGGACGGTAATCGGAGCGGAACCCAGTTCGTTTCGGAACGGGGCACGGTGCGCATCGAGGGCGATCTCGACAACTTCTATCTTGCCCGGGTTTCGGGCGGCAAGGAGAATGCCCGGATCAACCTCATGCACGACTTCAACCGCGATCTCAACAAGCGGCGTCATCAGGCCTTTGCCGCAAAGAGCGACCGAAGCGTCATGGCGGCCCTCAACGCTGAGTACGACCGTTTCCTCGATTCGATGACCTATGCCGATCCGACCTCCGTCCATGCGCTCTATACGGTGCTCGGGCCCGTCACGATGTACAAGATCGGGAAACTCGATTCGCTGCTGGCATTTTTCGCGCCCCTGGCCGGTCACCCCTATTACAACGAACTGAAGGCCCGGGCCGACATCGTGCGTTCGGTGTCGCCCGGCGCCATTGCTCCCGATTTCACGGCCCGGACGCCCGATGGCAAGACCATTCGCCTGTCGGACCTGCGGGGCAAGTATGTCCTGCTCGACTTCTGGGCTTCGTGGTGCGTGCCGTGCCGCGCCGAGACCGTGCATACCCGGAAACTCTACGAGGCGTTCCACAAGTCGGGTCTTGAGGTGCTCTCCTTCTCGCTGGACAGCAAGGCCGAAGATTGGAAACGCGCCATCGAGGAGGACGGTATGGTGTGGCTCAACGCCAGCGACCTGGTCGGCGGAAAACGCTCGCCCGTGGCTCAGGCCTACGGTATCGACGGAATTCCGGCCATCTGGCTGATCGATCCCGACGGCCGGATCATTGCCGAGGGACTGCGCGGCGAAAAACTCTATGAGCGATGCAGCGAACTGTTCGGAAAATGA
- a CDS encoding S46 family peptidase translates to MQRTVRKMSRSLLILSLCLAVQSLRADEGMWLPTQYESREAVMRELGMQADAAAFECATRAVVRFGQGCTASFVSGKGLLLTNYHCAYQAVAQHSSPERNIVEEGYWAVGGVPELPVKGLSVTIDRVVRDVTDEVRRIAAGGASLYEAMRKVTANYAARTPRYRWTVRDYQAATRFVLYGSEVFDDVRLVGVLPQSVAKFGGETDNYMWPRHNPDFALFRVYAAPDGTPAPYAAENVPYATADFLHVSREGYDEGDFALSLGYPMRTARSATSSEIWRTRHVINEPIVSIRGRMLEALQQRMRADRAVNLAYYEEFNAQANEYKNLLGMNEWIDRQGLVARKRDFERQLVEWTRREGRYPGVARYLTEQVLAQADSVESRAVGCLLEGFHRGSRMLNFVMAFGPGLETLRKGGVNTGMSRKDYLNNVAYYYGRMVPEVDREMTALGMELVRQQVPVAFLPSFYADEVDRLYGGDLRRFVDTLYARSIFADSARIRRWLDAPWCSYDEDPAVKVEHSVDEMLHRLRTAAKSRKPDRQALQDYQAARIACLGGAYYPDADRTLRFSYGRVRGLDTRGFQTRFSEIAAKDDGVNPDYRRTDRLRELDAECREGALADTPLCFITDGDVTGGNSGSPMLDARLRLIGLVCDCNWESMTRDYGYDPDLHRVITVDVRSILMLIDRYGGAGELVAEMTAAQ, encoded by the coding sequence ATGCAGCGAACTGTTCGGAAAATGAGCCGGTCCCTGCTGATCCTTTCGCTGTGCCTGGCGGTGCAGAGCCTTCGGGCTGACGAAGGGATGTGGCTCCCGACGCAGTACGAGAGCCGCGAGGCCGTCATGCGGGAACTCGGGATGCAGGCCGATGCTGCGGCTTTCGAGTGTGCGACGCGCGCCGTGGTGCGCTTCGGACAGGGGTGTACGGCGTCGTTCGTCTCCGGAAAGGGATTGCTGCTGACCAACTATCACTGTGCCTATCAGGCCGTGGCGCAGCACTCCTCGCCCGAACGGAATATCGTCGAGGAGGGCTATTGGGCCGTCGGCGGGGTCCCCGAATTGCCGGTCAAGGGGCTGAGCGTGACGATCGACCGGGTCGTGCGCGACGTGACCGACGAGGTGCGGCGGATCGCCGCGGGCGGAGCATCGCTGTACGAGGCGATGCGGAAGGTCACGGCGAATTACGCCGCACGGACGCCACGTTACCGCTGGACGGTGCGCGATTACCAGGCCGCCACGCGCTTCGTGCTCTACGGCAGCGAGGTCTTCGACGACGTGCGGCTCGTGGGGGTGTTGCCCCAGAGCGTGGCGAAGTTCGGCGGAGAGACCGACAACTACATGTGGCCGCGTCACAACCCCGATTTCGCACTCTTCCGGGTCTATGCCGCGCCGGACGGAACCCCGGCACCCTATGCCGCGGAGAATGTGCCCTATGCCACCGCGGATTTCCTTCACGTCTCCCGGGAGGGGTACGATGAGGGGGATTTCGCCCTGAGCCTCGGCTATCCGATGCGGACGGCGCGGAGTGCTACCTCTTCCGAGATCTGGCGGACGAGGCATGTGATCAATGAACCGATCGTCTCCATCCGCGGGCGGATGCTCGAAGCCCTCCAGCAACGGATGCGGGCCGACCGCGCGGTGAACCTGGCCTACTACGAGGAGTTCAATGCCCAGGCCAACGAGTACAAGAACCTCCTGGGGATGAACGAGTGGATCGACCGGCAGGGCCTTGTCGCCCGCAAACGGGACTTTGAACGGCAACTGGTCGAATGGACCCGTCGGGAGGGTCGCTACCCCGGTGTGGCGCGTTACCTGACGGAACAGGTGCTTGCACAGGCCGATTCGGTGGAATCCCGGGCCGTCGGCTGCCTGCTCGAAGGCTTTCACCGCGGCAGCCGGATGCTCAACTTCGTGATGGCCTTCGGCCCCGGACTGGAGACGCTGCGGAAGGGCGGTGTGAATACCGGCATGTCGCGGAAGGATTACCTGAACAATGTCGCCTATTACTACGGGCGGATGGTCCCCGAGGTGGACCGCGAAATGACCGCTCTGGGCATGGAGCTCGTCCGGCAGCAGGTCCCGGTGGCGTTCCTGCCGTCGTTCTATGCCGACGAGGTCGATCGGTTGTACGGGGGCGATCTCCGGCGTTTTGTCGATACGCTCTATGCGCGGTCGATCTTTGCCGATTCGGCACGCATCCGCCGCTGGCTGGATGCTCCGTGGTGCTCCTACGATGAGGATCCGGCCGTGAAGGTCGAGCATTCGGTCGACGAGATGCTCCACCGCCTCCGGACTGCGGCGAAGAGCCGCAAGCCCGACCGGCAGGCGCTGCAGGATTATCAGGCGGCGCGGATCGCCTGTCTCGGCGGGGCCTATTACCCGGATGCCGACCGGACGCTGCGCTTCTCCTACGGACGGGTCCGCGGGCTGGATACGCGTGGATTCCAGACCCGCTTCTCGGAGATCGCCGCCAAGGATGACGGCGTGAATCCCGACTACCGCCGCACGGACCGCCTCCGGGAACTCGATGCGGAGTGCCGCGAAGGAGCGCTGGCCGATACGCCGCTCTGCTTCATCACCGACGGCGATGTGACGGGCGGGAATTCCGGGAGCCCGATGCTCGATGCCCGGCTGCGGCTGATCGGACTGGTCTGCGACTGCAACTGGGAGTCGATGACGCGCGACTACGGCTATGATCCCGACCTGCACCGGGTCATTACCGTCGATGTGCGGAGCATCCTGATGCTCATCGACCGTTACGGCGGGGCCGGGGAGCTCGTGGCGGAGATGACCGCGGCGCAGTGA